ACGTAAATCATGTGAATACTACTAAGCAACATCACCCAGTTAAATAACTCTACCATCTCCGTTTAGGTTACAATAAATGCCACAGCCCAAAAATCACCACCGAGACATCATCCTCTCTACAACGACAGTTTACTTGGGTTTTTGGTCGTGACAGCGGTGAAGGCAGCGCACCAATCTAGTCTCACCGAATCTTGAACCTTGTCTTCCCCAAGAAAAGGTGACCAAGCTTCATCTCCTGAGTTCGCCATAGACCAACTTACCTTCTCCGGTGCATTCTCAAAATCAAAGTTCAATGGCCGTGGTAGTGGCGGCTGCTCTTTAGCTTTTCTGCTGGATTTACTCCTTCCTTGGCCTTCCAAATGCTGCAAAAACAAGATCCCATATTAATCACGAGTTTAATAAAAAACGGCGGTGAAAGGTTCAAACTTTAAAGCATGTTGAACTCACGTCTGGATTGAAATCTGATTTCTTGATTCCTCCTCAAGCTGGAGACTTGGCGTTCGTGGTGGCAGCCACCACACCACGGACATGTGGCCTATTCTCTTTGCTCAATCGCCCAGAACATATGCTTTGGCGGATCATTTCAGTTACTAATTAATAAAACCAATAGCAGTGAATAAGTGGCAGCATTGATATCTTGCACCCACTTACATATTCTCTCGACAAACAGTTCCAAGACCTGTTTTGAGCTTCTCCTCCATCAATGACTTTCAAAATGTTAGTAACTTGTGGGTCAAGCAAGTGAAAACAATTATATAGCTAAAAAGAACGAAGAAGAACCTCTTCTCCCAACGAAATGATGAACGCTTGAGTGAGTGGTGGAAACGCTAAAGCTCTAAAACTTGTAGAAACTAGTAAACATGTAGTATTAGATATCAAATTTCAAAAGCAATGTTTTCCAAATCTATACTATTAAAGCAGGATCCTATTGTCATAATTACCTTAGGGGCATGTTTCCTTCACTAACATTGCATGTTTCATTAAGGGCAATTAAGTAATATTAATAACAAATCTATATTGGGTCATTATTTTTGGATCCAGCCCAAATCAAATCTCTCTTGGGCCATTTGGGCCTATTAAAAAATCAGATTCAATTCTCACCTTTTTTTTTCCTTTGGACCATTGAGTCCAAGTTCAAATAATTTTTTTTCAACTATTCTTAATTATTATTTTTTTCTTTTCTTAATATAATTTAAGCATTCATAAAAATAATTGAATTTTTTTATTGAAAAGTATAAATCTTTATTAAAAGTATATAATTTTTTAATTAAAATATTAACCCCATAATAAAATTAATTTATCAGAGTTATACCAACTTAATTCATTAAAAAAATAAAGTTTAATTTTTTTAACATAAATAGTCATTTAAGATGAAATACGATAAATAAAGATAAAATTTTTAAGTCTTTTATAAAATAAAACACAAATATATGAAAATGTGACATTTACTAAATATTTGTCAATTGAAAAAAAACAAAAATAAACCCGCGCTTTGAAAGCGCGGGTCAAAATCTAGTTACAAATATTAAATTGCAAACACAACGTTCATCTTTTGTCTGCTAATAACGTAGCATTAAGTTGGAAACATTCAAAGCCTATTATAAAGAAATATTATACATTAACAAGTCTTCAAGTTTGTAGAGGAGCAAGCATACGAGACAGACACTTCAATGTCTAGCTCCTCTTCTGGTTTTGAAGAACCTCTCCTTGATTGAGATTAATTCTTTTATAACCTCACTCATTCCCAAGCGGTTTGCTGGAGACTCTTCAGAACACCCAAGTCCCACTTCTAAAACCTTTGTCAAGCACTCAGCAATAGGGAAGCCAATTCTAAGGCCGTTGTGAAGAACCGATTCATCTGCCACATCCAAAACTTGCTCTGGCAATGCAGACCTGACGCAGCTACGGAGGGTAAAGTCCCCGCCAAATATCTCATTGGTTGGTCGTTTTCCACTGATCATTTCGAAAATGAGAATCCCAAAACTATATGCATCACCATGTACTGATATTTCTCCTCCCATTGCATATTCTGCACCATAAGTCATATCAAACATGTTTGGGGCAAGAAATATGCTCTCTCAGTTACCAAATGAAGAATTTTCAAAGGTATTTACGCATATTAAAAATTTAATAAATGTTTATAGTTGAAACGATTATTTACTTTTATTATACACTTTCCAATAACTATCAAAGTACTTTAAAGATATAAAAAATTTATCTTTATTGAATAAACAAATATATAGAAAATTTACTTTCGAAAACGAATGGAGTATTAGCTTTTTTCATTTAAACATTATATGTGTGATAGGTTTACCTGGTGCCGCATAGCCAGTGCTTCCTCTGACTCCAGCTGAGCTAAGTTGGTTAACGAAGTTTTCCTGGTCGAATTTGAGAAGGATCCGAGCAAGACCAAAGTCACTAACATGGGCGGTTAGATCATCGTCTAGAAGAACGTTGCTTGGTTTAAGATCGCAATGAACAATAGCTTCGTGGCAATTAAGATGAATATACTCCAAAACAGAAGCCACATCTATCGCTATGTTAAGCCTTTCTAAAAGTGTCAATGTTCTTGAGGGCCTAGAAATCTCTTCTGTTTCCTTTGGATGCAGCCACATATCCAAGCTTCCATTTGGCATGTATTCATAGATTAGTGCTCTGAATTCATTTCCTTGGAAATCAATACTGGAACAAGCTGTCAAAAGTTTCACAAGATTACGATGTCTAATGTCTTTCAGGGATTCACATTCTGCCATGAAACTCCTCATTGCTCCACGTCTCTGCATGTTTAGAACTTTCACTGCAACGACCTTGTTCTCTGCATGAAACAGTGCTTTAAACACAGTACCGAAGCTGCCTGACCCGATCAAATTACTTGAAGAGAAGCCATCAGTCGCATTTCGAAGATCTCCATAACTTATCATTTCATGAAAAGCTCCCAAGGTGGAAGGAGTTGCCTCATTGGTATTTTTCTTCTTTCGGCTTTTTAACCAACAAAAAGAAACTGAAGCTATGAATGAAAGCACAAGCAAAGATATACCTATGCTTACCCCAGTCACAAGTTTCTTTCTTGAATTTCTTGGTGGTTGCGTAAAACATGGCTGTAGTCGCAGTTCCAAGACTCCTCCACAGAGGTTTGGGTTTCCAAATACAGAGACTATAGTAGTATTTTTGAACTTTCCTTCTGTTGGCACATTTCCTTCGAAGTTATTAAAGGATAGATTGAGATATTCCAACAAGCTAAAGTTTGCGAGATATTCTGGAATTCTTCCAGAGAGATTGTTGCTTGAGAAATCAACCTCCTTAATTCCTACCAGTCCACTTATATCTGGAATGATTCCATCAAAAGAATTTCCTTGCAAGTGAAGTTTTTCCATTCTGAGACACTTTCCCAAAGTCTCTGAGAGTTTCCCTGATAGCTTATTATGAGAAACATATAACATACCAAGATTTCCAAGTCGTCCAACATCTTTTGGTAGAGAGCCAGTCAATAAATTATTTGACAATTTTAGGGAAACAAGGGTCGAAATTTGCATAATCTCCTGAGGTATAATACCATCCAACTTATTATTCTCGATATCTAAACGTAACAGATAGCTACATTTACCAAGACTTGGAGGTATGATTCCTTCAAAACTATTGTTGGACAAAAATAGTGTTTCTAACCGAGTGATGTTGCCTAAAGAATATGGTATCTCTCCTGACATTCTATTTCCATGGACACTTAAACCCACCAATCCTAGAAGTTTCCCAAAAGAGACTGGGATTGGTCCTTCCAATAGATTTTCGGACAACCAAAATGTTTGTAGGCCTATAAGGTTCCCAATTTCATGGGGAATGCTTCCAGATATGAAATTCTTGTCAATGTAAAACTCGATGAGGGTCATAGATAGATTGACAATGGAGGCAGGAAAGTCACCCCCAAGCTTATTGAATGACACATCTAAGTTTTGAAGTTGGCTACAGTTGGTCAAAGCAATAAGAAATTCAAGATCTCCAGCTGAAAATTTCCCCAAAGAATTTT
The DNA window shown above is from Brassica oleracea var. oleracea cultivar TO1000 chromosome C3, BOL, whole genome shotgun sequence and carries:
- the LOC106333049 gene encoding probable LRR receptor-like serine/threonine-protein kinase At3g47570, encoding MKLFLFLSFNALMLLAAFGNTYETDKQALLKFKSQVSEEKKVLLSSWNNSFPLCRWTRVTCGRKHKRVTDLDLSGFKLGGVISPFIGNISFLISLNLTDNSFGGTIPQELGNLFRLQHLDMSFNFLGGGIPASLFNCSKLLEFDLFTNHLGQGLSSELGSLSELVILDLGTNNLKGKLPVSLGNLTSLTRLSFAENSLEGEIPDTIARLTQMVVFVLATNSFSGVFPPAIYNLSSLTYLNMFGNYFSGNLRPGFGNLLPNLEGLSLGQNSFTGVIPSTLCNISTLQYLAVEFNSLTGSISPSFAKVRYLQELYLNENSLGKFSAGDLEFLIALTNCSQLQNLDVSFNKLGGDFPASIVNLSMTLIEFYIDKNFISGSIPHEIGNLIGLQTFWLSENLLEGPIPVSFGKLLGLVGLSVHGNRMSGEIPYSLGNITRLETLFLSNNSFEGIIPPSLGKCSYLLRLDIENNKLDGIIPQEIMQISTLVSLKLSNNLLTGSLPKDVGRLGNLGMLYVSHNKLSGKLSETLGKCLRMEKLHLQGNSFDGIIPDISGLVGIKEVDFSSNNLSGRIPEYLANFSLLEYLNLSFNNFEGNVPTEGKFKNTTIVSVFGNPNLCGGVLELRLQPCFTQPPRNSRKKLVTGVSIGISLLVLSFIASVSFCWLKSRKKKNTNEATPSTLGAFHEMISYGDLRNATDGFSSSNLIGSGSFGTVFKALFHAENKVVAVKVLNMQRRGAMRSFMAECESLKDIRHRNLVKLLTACSSIDFQGNEFRALIYEYMPNGSLDMWLHPKETEEISRPSRTLTLLERLNIAIDVASVLEYIHLNCHEAIVHCDLKPSNVLLDDDLTAHVSDFGLARILLKFDQENFVNQLSSAGVRGSTGYAAPEYAMGGEISVHGDAYSFGILIFEMISGKRPTNEIFGGDFTLRSCVRSALPEQVLDVADESVLHNGLRIGFPIAECLTKVLEVGLGCSEESPANRLGMSEVIKELISIKERFFKTRRGARH